A single genomic interval of Geotrypetes seraphini chromosome 1, aGeoSer1.1, whole genome shotgun sequence harbors:
- the DIRAS2 gene encoding GTP-binding protein Di-Ras2, producing MPEQSNDYRVVVFGAGGVGKSSLVLRFVKGTFRESYIPTIEDTYRQVISCDKSICTLQITDTTGSHQFPAMQRLSISKGHAFILVYSITSRQSLEELKPIYEQICQIKGDVESIPIMLVGNKSDENQNRELDSNEGEAMAKKWKCAFMETSAKMNHNVKELFQELLNLEKRRTVSLQIDGKKSKQQKRKEKLKGKCVVM from the coding sequence ATGCCTGAACAAAGTAATGATTATCGTGTGGTGGTATTTGgagctggaggagtgggcaagagTTCCTTGGTCCTGAGGTTTGTAAAAGGCACTTTCAGAGAAAGCTACATTCCTACCATTGAAGACACCTACAGGCAGGTAATCAGCTGTGATAAGAGTATATGTACTTTGCAGATTACCGACACAACAGGGAGTCATCAATTCCCAGCCATGCAACGCCTGTCCATTTCCAAAGGACATGCTTTTATTCTGGTTTACTCCATTACCAGCAGGCAGTCCTTGGAGGAACTCAAACCCATCTACGAACAAATCTGTCAGATTAAAGGGGATGTAGAGAGCATTCCCATAATGCTGGTAGGGAACAAGAGTGACGAAAACCAAAACAGGGAACTGGACAGCAACGAAGGTGAAGCAATGGCTAAGAAGTGGAAGTGTGCCTTTATGGAGACCTCTGCCAAGATGAATCACAATGTAAAGGAGCTTTTCCAGGAGCTGCTAAACCTTGAGAAACGCCGGACTGTGAGCCTACAGATTGATGGCAAAAAGAGCAAACAgcagaaaaggaaagagaagctCAAAGGCAAATGTGTTGTCATGTAA